A window from Thermomonas aquatica encodes these proteins:
- a CDS encoding 5-(carboxyamino)imidazole ribonucleotide synthase, giving the protein MTTVGILGGGQLARMMALSGAPLGLRFRVLDNVADACAGQFAPMIVGDYTDQAALAEFAAQVDVATFDFENVPAESAQWLAERVPVFPKPRALAVAQDRLAEKTLFRELGIPVPDFADIASREALQAAVAELGTPCILKTRRLGYDGKGQFRIKTPAGVDAAWDALGAQAATVGLILEGFVHFQRELSVVAVRGRDGEFRAWPLTENWHVDGVLSASLAPASVDAAMQATALSHARKLAEALDYVGVFALELFCRDGELLANELAPRVHNSGHWTIEGSETSQFQNHLRAVLGLPLGDTRMVGLACMLNWIGAMPDANAVLREAGGHWHDYGKEPRAGRKVGHATLRADSAAELAAALARVGDALGREAQVAPVVARLA; this is encoded by the coding sequence ATGACGACCGTCGGCATCCTCGGTGGCGGGCAGCTGGCCCGGATGATGGCGCTGTCGGGCGCGCCGCTCGGCCTGCGCTTCCGCGTGCTGGACAACGTGGCCGATGCCTGCGCCGGGCAGTTCGCGCCGATGATCGTCGGCGATTACACCGACCAGGCCGCGCTGGCCGAATTCGCCGCGCAGGTCGATGTCGCCACCTTCGATTTCGAGAACGTGCCGGCCGAGTCCGCGCAGTGGCTGGCCGAGCGCGTGCCGGTGTTCCCGAAGCCGCGTGCGCTGGCGGTGGCGCAGGATCGCCTGGCCGAGAAGACCCTGTTCCGCGAGCTTGGCATCCCGGTGCCGGACTTCGCCGACATCGCCTCGCGCGAGGCATTGCAGGCCGCGGTTGCCGAACTCGGCACGCCCTGCATCCTGAAGACGCGCCGGCTCGGTTACGACGGCAAGGGCCAGTTCCGCATCAAGACGCCCGCCGGTGTCGATGCTGCATGGGATGCACTTGGCGCGCAGGCGGCGACCGTCGGCCTGATCCTCGAGGGCTTCGTGCATTTCCAGCGCGAGTTGTCGGTGGTCGCGGTGCGCGGCCGCGACGGCGAATTCCGCGCCTGGCCGCTGACCGAGAACTGGCATGTCGACGGCGTGCTGTCCGCCAGTCTGGCGCCCGCGTCGGTCGATGCGGCGATGCAGGCCACCGCGCTGTCGCATGCGCGCAAGCTGGCCGAGGCGCTGGACTACGTGGGCGTGTTCGCGCTGGAACTGTTCTGCCGCGATGGCGAATTGCTCGCGAACGAGCTGGCGCCGCGCGTGCACAACTCCGGGCACTGGACCATCGAGGGCAGCGAGACCTCGCAATTCCAGAACCACCTGCGCGCGGTGCTTGGCCTGCCGCTGGGCGATACCCGCATGGTCGGCCTGGCCTGCATGCTCAACTGGATCGGCGCGATGCCGGACGCGAATGCCGTGCTGCGCGAAGCCGGCGGCCATTGGCACGACTATGGCAAGGAACCGCGCGCGGGCCGCAAGGTCGGGCATGCCACCCTGCGTGCGGATTCGGCAGCGGAGCTGGCCGCCGCGCTGGCGAGGGTTGGCGATGCGCTCGGCCGCGAGGCGCAGGTCGCCCCGGTGGTTGCGCGGCTGGCCTGA
- the grxD gene encoding Grx4 family monothiol glutaredoxin — translation MSSIEDRIRAEIEGHPVVLFMKGTPQFPMCGFSSRAVQALKAAGAVQMHTVNVLEEPEIRANLPRYSDWPTFPQLFINGELIGGCDITVELSESGELARIVADAQKA, via the coding sequence ATGTCTTCCATCGAAGACCGCATCCGCGCCGAAATCGAAGGCCATCCCGTCGTCCTGTTCATGAAGGGCACGCCGCAGTTCCCGATGTGCGGGTTCTCCAGCCGCGCGGTGCAGGCCTTGAAGGCGGCCGGCGCCGTCCAGATGCACACCGTCAACGTGCTGGAGGAGCCGGAAATCCGCGCCAACCTGCCGCGCTACTCGGACTGGCCGACCTTCCCGCAACTCTTCATCAACGGCGAGTTGATCGGCGGCTGCGACATCACCGTCGAGCTGTCCGAATCCGGCGAACTGGCGCGCATCGTCGCGGACGCGCAGAAGGCGTGA
- a CDS encoding superoxide dismutase gives MAIELPALPYDRTALEPHISGETIDFHYGKHHQAYVTNLNNMIAGTEFADMPLEDIIRKSQGGMFNNAAQVWNHTFYWNCLKPNGGGEPTGKLADAINAAFGSFDKFKEEFTKTSVGTFGSGWGWLVQRADGSLALASTPNAATPLTGEDTPLLTCDVWEHAYYIDYRNARPKYVEAFWNLVNWDFVAGNMK, from the coding sequence GTGGCCATCGAACTGCCCGCCCTGCCCTACGACCGCACCGCCCTGGAGCCGCACATCTCCGGCGAAACCATCGACTTCCACTACGGCAAGCACCACCAGGCCTACGTGACCAACCTCAACAACATGATCGCCGGCACCGAATTCGCCGACATGCCGCTCGAGGACATCATCCGCAAGTCGCAGGGCGGAATGTTCAACAACGCCGCGCAGGTCTGGAACCACACCTTCTACTGGAATTGCCTGAAGCCCAACGGCGGCGGCGAGCCGACCGGCAAGCTGGCCGATGCGATCAATGCGGCGTTCGGCAGCTTCGACAAGTTCAAGGAAGAATTCACCAAGACCTCGGTCGGCACCTTCGGTTCCGGCTGGGGCTGGCTGGTGCAGCGCGCCGACGGTTCGCTGGCCCTGGCCAGCACCCCGAACGCCGCCACCCCGCTGACCGGCGAGGACACCCCGCTGCTGACCTGCGACGTGTGGGAACACGCCTACTACATCGACTACCGCAACGCCCGGCCGAAGTACGTGGAGGCGTTCTGGAACCTGGTGAACTGGGATTTCGTCGCCGGCAACATGAAGTAA
- a CDS encoding SDR family NAD(P)-dependent oxidoreductase yields MSQAASPERPALHGRVILVAGAAGGLGAAASVACAQAGATVVLLGRKVAPLNRVYDAVKAVGPEPVLYPLDLVGATPDDFDELAQRIQAELGRLDGVLHCAAEFKGLTPLLHTDPADFARAIHVDLTARWWLTQACLPLIAESDAGAVVFAIDDPARGGSNAFWGGYGLAQSAQETLVPMLQAELGEHGPRISGLRPGPMRTALRGKAFQPNTDMQARPPGDYAAACVELLSVAGAAQRGRVLELPA; encoded by the coding sequence GTGAGCCAGGCAGCTTCGCCCGAACGGCCGGCCCTGCACGGGCGGGTCATCTTGGTCGCCGGCGCTGCCGGCGGCCTGGGTGCGGCGGCATCCGTGGCTTGCGCGCAGGCGGGCGCCACGGTCGTGTTGCTTGGCCGCAAAGTGGCGCCGCTGAACCGCGTGTACGACGCGGTCAAGGCGGTGGGTCCGGAACCCGTGCTGTATCCGCTGGACCTGGTGGGAGCCACGCCGGACGATTTCGACGAGCTCGCGCAGCGCATCCAGGCCGAGCTTGGCCGGCTCGACGGGGTGCTGCATTGCGCCGCCGAGTTCAAGGGCCTGACCCCGTTGCTGCATACCGATCCGGCCGATTTCGCCCGCGCCATCCATGTCGACCTGACCGCGCGCTGGTGGCTGACCCAGGCCTGCCTGCCCTTGATCGCGGAGTCCGATGCCGGCGCCGTGGTGTTCGCCATCGACGATCCCGCCCGCGGCGGCAGCAATGCCTTCTGGGGCGGCTATGGCCTGGCCCAGTCCGCGCAGGAGACGCTGGTCCCGATGCTGCAGGCGGAACTCGGCGAACACGGTCCGCGCATCAGCGGCCTGCGCCCGGGGCCGATGCGCACCGCGTTGCGCGGCAAGGCGTTCCAGCCCAACACGGACATGCAGGCCAGGCCGCCCGGCGATTACGCCGCAGCCTGCGTGGAACTGCTGTCGGTCGCCGGCGCCGCGCAGCGCGGGCGGGTCTTGGAGCTGCCGGCATGA
- the purE gene encoding 5-(carboxyamino)imidazole ribonucleotide mutase, with protein MAAAGDAPLVGIVMGSRSDWETMQHAAAKLEALGVPHEARVVSAHRTPDVLFDYAASAQSRGLRAIIAGAGGAAHLPGMLAAKTAVPVLGVPVQSKALNGMDSLLSIVQMPAGIPVATFAIGNAGAANAGLFAAALLASEFPAIGEALAAFRSKQTDDVANNDDPRK; from the coding sequence ATGGCAGCAGCAGGCGACGCACCACTGGTCGGCATCGTGATGGGCTCCCGATCCGACTGGGAGACCATGCAGCATGCCGCCGCCAAGCTCGAGGCGCTGGGCGTGCCGCACGAAGCGCGCGTGGTCTCCGCGCACCGCACGCCGGACGTGCTGTTCGACTACGCGGCATCCGCGCAATCGCGCGGCCTGCGCGCGATCATCGCCGGCGCCGGCGGCGCGGCGCACCTGCCCGGCATGCTGGCGGCCAAGACCGCGGTGCCGGTGTTGGGCGTGCCGGTGCAGTCGAAGGCGCTGAACGGCATGGATTCGCTGCTGTCGATCGTGCAGATGCCGGCCGGCATCCCGGTCGCGACCTTCGCCATCGGCAATGCCGGCGCGGCGAATGCCGGCCTGTTCGCGGCAGCGCTGCTGGCAAGTGAGTTCCCGGCGATCGGCGAAGCGCTTGCGGCATTCCGCAGCAAGCAGACCGACGACGTCGCCAACAACGACGACCCGCGCAAGTAG